A single Crateriforma conspicua DNA region contains:
- a CDS encoding ABC transporter permease, with protein MTTHDPPWYRRFVDSTIFWPLMALAALLIFNAFSSPSFFDIQVRDGHLYGSLVDVLNRGSIGIILAVGMTLVIATGGVDLSVGSIMAISGAVAALLLTETSLPFPVVIVAALSASLIAGAINGGLVSIVGIQPIVATLILMVSGRGIARYITGEKVIALVDDQFSPAFDFIGNGHFLGLPFTVTLFVLLFLATLLIVRRTAVGLFIEAVGANPNASRAVGIHAHGVKIAVYMFSGLCAGIAGLIDASNINAADTVNAGVFTELDAIFAVVVGGTALSGGRFSLTGSLIGAILLQTLLTTMYTFGVAPDVAPVPKAAVILFVCLLQSDVFRRMVFRRAKA; from the coding sequence ATGACGACGCATGATCCGCCTTGGTACCGACGTTTCGTTGACAGCACGATCTTTTGGCCGCTGATGGCATTGGCGGCCTTGTTGATCTTCAATGCGTTCAGTTCACCATCGTTCTTTGACATCCAGGTGCGTGACGGACATCTGTACGGCAGCTTGGTGGATGTGCTGAATCGGGGGTCGATCGGAATCATTTTGGCCGTCGGAATGACGCTGGTCATCGCAACGGGCGGCGTCGATTTGTCGGTCGGGTCCATCATGGCGATCTCCGGCGCCGTTGCGGCGTTGCTGTTGACCGAAACATCACTGCCCTTTCCGGTTGTCATCGTGGCCGCATTATCCGCGTCACTGATCGCCGGCGCGATCAATGGGGGGCTGGTGTCGATCGTCGGGATCCAGCCCATCGTTGCCACGCTGATCTTGATGGTGTCCGGTCGCGGAATCGCGCGTTACATCACCGGCGAAAAAGTCATTGCGCTGGTGGATGATCAATTCAGTCCCGCCTTTGATTTCATCGGTAATGGACACTTTCTGGGTCTACCGTTCACCGTCACGTTGTTCGTTCTGTTGTTCCTGGCCACGCTGTTGATCGTTCGCCGAACCGCGGTGGGTTTGTTTATCGAAGCGGTCGGTGCCAATCCGAACGCCAGCCGAGCCGTCGGCATCCACGCACACGGTGTCAAAATTGCCGTGTACATGTTTTCGGGCTTGTGTGCGGGGATCGCCGGACTGATCGATGCTTCCAACATCAATGCGGCGGATACCGTCAATGCCGGTGTATTCACCGAATTGGACGCGATCTTTGCCGTCGTGGTTGGCGGAACAGCGTTGTCGGGCGGTCGTTTTTCGCTGACCGGATCGTTGATCGGCGCGATCTTGCTGCAGACGCTTCTGACGACGATGTACACGTTCGGAGTCGCGCCGGATGTCGCCCCGGTTCCCAAAGCCGCCGTGATTTTGTTTGTTTGTCTTTTGCAGTCCGACGTCTTTCGCCGCATGGTTTTCCGGAGGGCGAAGGCATGA
- a CDS encoding SDR family oxidoreductase, with protein MDTVQEITTYPDVELKDPRDLYARPPFDNQSTTSMPGSETDMVPDADHGEEHYRGSGKLKGLNALVTGADSGIGRAIALCYAREGANVTLNYLSEDGDAEEARVLVESAGVNAVAIKGDLRDEAFCKDLVKQHVDHHGSLDVLVNNAAFQVTEDSIEDFSTEVFDRIMKTNVYAPFWLSKFAVKHVPPGGSIINTVSIQGYDPSPYLLPYSTTKSALIGMTKALAKLSIDRGIRVNAVAPGPVWTPLIPGSMPEDKIKNFGDNTVFGRPAQPIELAPLYVWLASMDASYVTGEVFGCTGGRSPV; from the coding sequence ATGGATACCGTTCAAGAAATCACCACTTATCCCGACGTCGAACTTAAAGACCCCCGCGATCTTTATGCGCGACCGCCCTTCGATAACCAGTCCACCACTTCCATGCCCGGCAGCGAAACGGACATGGTTCCCGATGCGGATCACGGCGAAGAACATTATCGCGGAAGTGGGAAACTGAAAGGCTTGAACGCACTGGTCACAGGTGCCGACAGTGGCATCGGTCGCGCAATTGCGTTGTGCTATGCACGGGAAGGTGCGAACGTGACGCTGAACTATTTGTCCGAAGACGGCGATGCGGAAGAGGCTCGAGTGCTGGTCGAATCGGCGGGCGTCAATGCCGTGGCAATCAAAGGCGATCTGCGAGACGAAGCGTTCTGCAAGGACTTGGTAAAGCAACACGTCGATCATCATGGATCCTTGGACGTCCTGGTCAACAACGCCGCCTTTCAAGTCACCGAAGACAGCATTGAAGACTTTTCCACGGAAGTTTTCGATCGCATCATGAAGACAAACGTGTACGCGCCGTTCTGGTTGTCCAAGTTCGCCGTCAAACACGTTCCGCCGGGCGGCAGCATTATCAACACGGTGTCCATCCAAGGATACGATCCGTCACCGTATCTGTTGCCGTATTCGACAACGAAATCGGCATTGATTGGGATGACCAAGGCGCTCGCAAAACTGTCGATTGACCGTGGCATCCGCGTCAACGCGGTCGCGCCGGGGCCGGTCTGGACGCCGCTGATTCCTGGATCCATGCCGGAAGACAAAATCAAGAACTTCGGTGACAACACGGTCTTCGGGCGACCCGCCCAGCCGATCGAATTGGCACCGCTGTATGTCTGGTTGGCAAGCATGGACGCTAGCTACGTGACCGGCGAGGTGTTCGGCTGCACCGGCGGGCGATCACCTGTGTGA
- the yjfF gene encoding galactofuranose ABC transporter, permease protein YjfF has protein sequence MKVTGFLRLSPKVVPLLTTAFVLVLLLGGASSQFDGFASSYVMADLVSENAFLGIAALGMTLVILSGGIDLSVGSMIGFTTILVATLISDGRWSPVAAWIAALGIGTAFGGLMGMLVQVFRLPAFLVTLAGLFFARGMAFAIKKESVQINHPMYDRLNDLTLPIGGGAELSFGALVFLGMFLVTVVIAHFTRFGRNLYATGGSESSAVLMGLPVARTKIGVYTFSGFCASLAGIVMTLYMDSGNPANAMSLELDAIAVVVIGGTLLTGGIGFVPGTLLGVLIYSTIYQITYFSNLPASLARISIGILLMGFIILQRWLSRAR, from the coding sequence ATGAAAGTCACTGGATTTCTGCGGCTGTCGCCAAAGGTCGTTCCGCTGCTGACGACCGCATTCGTGCTTGTTTTATTGCTGGGCGGTGCGTCGTCACAATTCGATGGGTTCGCATCCAGTTATGTCATGGCCGACTTGGTGTCGGAGAACGCGTTTCTGGGGATCGCCGCACTGGGAATGACTCTGGTCATCTTGTCCGGTGGCATCGATCTGTCAGTGGGATCGATGATCGGGTTCACAACCATTCTGGTTGCCACCCTGATCAGCGACGGACGCTGGTCACCGGTCGCCGCATGGATCGCCGCTCTTGGCATCGGCACAGCTTTTGGCGGCCTGATGGGAATGTTGGTTCAGGTATTCCGGTTGCCGGCATTCCTGGTGACTCTGGCCGGGTTGTTCTTTGCCCGCGGTATGGCCTTTGCCATCAAGAAGGAATCGGTCCAAATCAACCATCCGATGTATGACCGACTGAACGACCTTACTTTGCCGATCGGCGGCGGCGCAGAGCTTAGCTTTGGTGCTCTTGTTTTCCTTGGCATGTTTTTGGTGACGGTGGTGATCGCCCACTTCACCCGGTTCGGGCGGAATTTGTACGCCACCGGCGGCAGCGAATCGTCGGCGGTGTTGATGGGTTTGCCCGTCGCCAGAACCAAGATCGGTGTGTATACGTTTAGCGGGTTTTGTGCTTCGCTGGCCGGAATCGTGATGACGCTGTACATGGATTCGGGCAATCCCGCCAACGCCATGTCACTGGAATTGGACGCGATCGCCGTCGTCGTCATTGGTGGCACATTATTGACCGGTGGAATCGGTTTTGTGCCGGGTACGTTGTTGGGTGTGTTGATCTATTCGACGATTTATCAGATCACGTATTTCTCCAACCTGCCGGCTTCCTTGGCCCGAATCTCCATCGGCATTCTTTTGATGGGATTTATCATTCTCCAGCGTTGGCTCAGCCGCGCTCGCTGA
- a CDS encoding WD40 repeat domain-containing protein, with product MNAWRTLVLVVWLVGSMLPTAGTAADDPPITDVAFSPDGRYLVCVGQSGIVSRRWPDLETVAAIQVPLDNLHCAAFSPDGDHLAVGGGNPADFGAVVTLKWSEGALDETIVHQYRQFDDSVVDVRWTGNNSWLAASIDRTVRHVHLNQSEATVMQGHSRAVTAVETFGQTKWILSGGDDHRLRLWDTADFETVRTLKQHTGPIVDIAAARTNDGLPIVATASEDRTVRLWQPTIGRLIRFCRLPQQPLKIAWSPDSQTIVAACRDGNVRWIDVASVQVVHTQQAIDGWAYAIAIHPSEPTIVVAGSGGKIQPFPLDHP from the coding sequence ATGAACGCATGGCGAACTTTGGTTTTGGTAGTTTGGCTAGTGGGCTCGATGCTGCCGACCGCCGGAACCGCTGCCGATGATCCACCAATTACCGACGTGGCCTTTTCACCGGATGGGCGGTACTTGGTTTGCGTCGGTCAAAGCGGGATTGTCTCACGACGCTGGCCTGATTTGGAAACTGTGGCGGCGATTCAGGTCCCGCTAGACAATTTGCACTGCGCCGCCTTCTCACCGGATGGCGACCATTTGGCGGTCGGCGGTGGGAATCCCGCTGACTTCGGTGCGGTCGTGACATTGAAATGGTCGGAGGGCGCACTCGATGAAACCATCGTTCACCAGTACCGGCAATTCGACGATAGCGTTGTCGATGTGCGGTGGACCGGCAACAACTCTTGGTTGGCCGCGTCGATCGACCGAACAGTCCGGCATGTCCATTTGAATCAGTCCGAAGCGACGGTGATGCAAGGACATTCCCGCGCCGTCACCGCGGTCGAGACGTTCGGCCAAACGAAGTGGATTCTAAGTGGCGGCGACGATCACCGATTGCGATTGTGGGATACAGCCGATTTCGAAACCGTACGTACGCTGAAGCAGCACACTGGGCCGATCGTCGACATTGCTGCGGCACGTACGAACGATGGTTTACCCATCGTCGCGACCGCATCCGAAGACCGAACGGTGAGACTTTGGCAGCCGACGATCGGACGGCTGATTCGTTTCTGCCGATTGCCGCAACAGCCGCTGAAGATTGCCTGGTCACCCGACAGCCAAACGATTGTGGCCGCATGTCGGGACGGCAATGTGCGATGGATCGACGTTGCATCCGTCCAGGTGGTCCATACCCAACAGGCGATCGACGGTTGGGCGTACGCCATAGCGATCCATCCCAGTGAACCGACCATCGTGGTGGCCGGTTCGGGAGGAAAGATCCAGCCATTTCCGCTGGACCATCCATAA
- a CDS encoding DUF1501 domain-containing protein, translated as MKSSLRCDGVSRRNIIRVGGLTAFGLGIGGFHRCRRANADNLPVARAKSCILVWLDGGPSHLESFDVKPDAAEEVRGPLGSIPTSIPGVRIGECLPRLAGLLHKITIVRSMTSPLGEHNFGTHYMMTGYRPSPALDYPAFGSTLAMQRPASGVLPPNVAVPKFTGNIQDHGFLPSETAAFEVGGKPDQADFRVKDLDFFHGLDLQRLDRRRQFVDAIDQFSRATDAGGFQPNEDLRRAYDLIAFADAKAAFDIHSEPDAVRKRYGRVGGNGVGQSCLLARRLVERGVPFVTVNSPGWDTHQDIVNLKQRFPNDKNAHLPALDRAVSALVEDLDQRGRLDDTLVIVMGEFGRTPKINTRGGRDHWPNCFSVLLAGGGITAGNVYGASDAQGELPADQPVTPADLAATVYTLLGIDPAGVLKTSDGRPVRITPDGSRAIRGIMA; from the coding sequence ATGAAATCGTCTTTGCGTTGCGACGGTGTCAGTCGCCGAAACATCATCCGCGTGGGAGGCTTGACCGCCTTCGGTCTCGGCATCGGTGGATTCCATCGCTGTCGACGTGCCAATGCCGACAATCTACCGGTTGCCAGGGCGAAATCCTGCATCCTGGTTTGGCTGGATGGTGGACCAAGCCACTTGGAATCCTTTGACGTCAAACCGGATGCGGCGGAAGAGGTTCGTGGGCCGTTGGGTTCGATTCCAACGTCGATTCCTGGTGTTCGAATCGGCGAATGCTTGCCCCGTTTGGCCGGCTTGCTTCATAAGATTACGATTGTGCGTTCGATGACGTCGCCGCTGGGCGAACATAACTTTGGGACGCACTACATGATGACGGGCTATCGTCCATCGCCGGCGTTGGATTACCCCGCGTTCGGATCCACTTTGGCGATGCAGCGTCCTGCATCCGGTGTGCTACCGCCGAATGTGGCGGTTCCCAAGTTCACCGGCAATATCCAGGATCACGGTTTTCTGCCATCCGAAACCGCAGCCTTTGAAGTCGGCGGCAAACCTGACCAAGCTGATTTTCGGGTCAAAGATTTGGACTTTTTTCACGGCCTGGATCTTCAACGACTGGATCGTCGACGCCAATTCGTTGACGCGATTGATCAGTTCAGTCGCGCTACGGATGCGGGCGGTTTTCAACCGAACGAAGATTTGCGACGTGCCTATGATTTGATCGCGTTCGCCGACGCCAAAGCCGCCTTTGACATTCATAGCGAACCAGACGCGGTACGGAAACGCTATGGTCGGGTTGGCGGCAACGGTGTGGGGCAAAGTTGTTTGCTGGCGCGACGTTTGGTCGAACGGGGCGTTCCTTTTGTGACGGTGAACAGTCCAGGTTGGGATACGCACCAAGACATCGTGAATCTGAAACAGCGATTTCCCAACGACAAGAACGCTCACCTACCGGCACTGGATCGTGCGGTGTCCGCTTTGGTGGAAGACTTGGATCAGCGTGGACGTCTGGACGACACATTGGTCATCGTGATGGGAGAGTTCGGTCGGACGCCGAAGATCAACACTCGCGGTGGTCGCGATCATTGGCCCAACTGCTTCAGCGTTTTGCTGGCAGGCGGAGGGATCACGGCTGGCAATGTTTATGGGGCCAGCGACGCACAGGGTGAACTGCCCGCCGATCAACCGGTGACACCCGCGGACTTGGCCGCCACGGTCTATACCTTGCTGGGCATTGATCCCGCGGGTGTGCTGAAGACATCCGACGGTCGACCGGTACGAATCACGCCGGACGGTTCGCGGGCGATCCGCGGAATCATGGCATGA
- a CDS encoding ABC transporter substrate-binding protein yields MKSFPLIQLTFLSALMLIVGCGGSSDNAGGDGDAPVIAFVQTGADNDWRNAHTVSVKEAAADKGYDLRFAEGQSKQENQIKAFSSFVNQGVDAIILAPIVETGWDNVLEKAKKRNIPVVILDRKVNTDDESLYVTYIGADTYTEGKKAGKWLAEKMGGQAKVVELQGNPGASPTINRFNGFREAIADQSGIEIIASQSGEFRRSKGKEVMEAFLKKYGDEIDAVYAHNDDMAIGAIQAIEDAGMKPAEDIVIVSVDGVRAAFEAMVDGKLNCTVECNPLQGPLAMEAVEKILSGQADQLDKVTLIEDSVFEMEQAADVIESRKY; encoded by the coding sequence ATGAAGTCGTTTCCGTTGATCCAATTGACGTTCTTGTCGGCACTGATGCTGATCGTCGGCTGTGGCGGATCCAGCGACAATGCCGGCGGCGACGGCGATGCGCCGGTCATCGCGTTCGTCCAAACGGGGGCGGATAACGATTGGCGAAACGCTCACACGGTTTCGGTCAAGGAAGCCGCGGCGGACAAGGGCTATGATTTGCGTTTCGCCGAAGGCCAATCCAAGCAAGAAAACCAAATCAAGGCGTTCAGCTCGTTCGTCAATCAAGGCGTCGACGCGATCATCCTGGCCCCGATCGTCGAAACCGGTTGGGACAACGTGCTGGAAAAAGCGAAGAAGCGAAACATTCCAGTCGTCATCCTGGACCGCAAAGTTAATACCGACGACGAATCGCTGTACGTGACCTACATCGGCGCTGACACTTACACCGAAGGCAAAAAAGCGGGCAAGTGGTTGGCCGAAAAGATGGGTGGTCAAGCCAAAGTCGTCGAATTGCAAGGCAACCCTGGCGCTTCCCCCACGATCAACCGATTCAACGGGTTTCGTGAAGCCATCGCTGACCAGAGCGGCATCGAAATCATCGCTTCGCAAAGTGGCGAGTTCCGACGCAGCAAAGGCAAAGAGGTCATGGAAGCGTTCTTGAAAAAGTATGGCGATGAAATCGACGCCGTTTACGCGCACAACGATGACATGGCGATTGGCGCGATCCAAGCCATCGAAGATGCGGGAATGAAGCCGGCCGAAGACATCGTGATCGTCAGCGTTGACGGCGTCCGCGCGGCATTCGAAGCGATGGTCGATGGCAAACTGAACTGCACCGTCGAATGCAATCCGCTGCAGGGTCCATTGGCAATGGAAGCGGTCGAAAAAATTCTAAGCGGCCAAGCCGACCAACTGGACAAGGTGACCTTGATCGAAGATTCCGTGTTCGAGATGGAACAGGCGGCGGACGTCATCGAATCACGCAAGTATTGA
- a CDS encoding adenosylmethionine--8-amino-7-oxononanoate transaminase, which translates to MLQPSRPPEWQESAADHLWMPYCQMKTAPSPLPVESTQGVRIRLSDGRELIDAMASWWCACHGYNHPHIVDALVQQAQRMPHVMMGGLQHQPAADLARRLADLLPGDLSRVFLCDSGSVAVEVAMKMAMQFHRQTEQPRRKTFIAFDRAYHGDTTGAMSLCDPVRSMHAEFSGGLLEQIHLPIPECDASRSALRDTLQRHGSTIAGVFIEPTVQGAGGMRFHDPDVLTFLRSQCDQHGVLMIADELATGFGRTGVMFGVDSADVTPDIICLGKSLTGGAIGLAATVATDRVFGAFWSDDSQNAFMHGPTFMGNPLACAAACASLELFEREPRLQQAKAIEDQLSTWLKPAESIPRVVDVRCKGGIGVIQVDRLDHLDRLRSRFVEEGIWIRPFGDVIYTTPALNIASQDLKTIADAMVRVTEQWSTW; encoded by the coding sequence ATGTTACAACCGTCACGACCACCCGAGTGGCAGGAATCCGCCGCGGACCATTTGTGGATGCCGTACTGTCAAATGAAGACGGCACCGAGCCCGTTGCCGGTTGAATCGACCCAGGGCGTGCGAATCCGCTTGTCCGACGGGCGCGAATTGATTGACGCCATGGCTTCGTGGTGGTGCGCCTGTCACGGATACAACCATCCTCACATCGTGGACGCGCTGGTCCAGCAGGCCCAGCGGATGCCTCACGTGATGATGGGTGGCCTGCAACATCAACCGGCCGCCGACCTGGCGCGTCGCCTGGCCGATTTACTGCCCGGTGATCTCAGTCGCGTATTTCTTTGCGACAGTGGAAGTGTGGCCGTTGAGGTGGCGATGAAAATGGCGATGCAGTTTCATCGACAGACTGAACAGCCCAGACGCAAGACCTTCATCGCCTTTGATCGCGCCTATCACGGCGACACGACGGGCGCGATGTCGTTGTGCGATCCGGTCCGCAGCATGCACGCGGAATTCAGCGGCGGGTTGTTGGAACAGATTCATCTGCCCATTCCCGAATGCGATGCCAGTCGATCTGCCTTGCGTGACACATTGCAACGCCATGGATCGACCATCGCCGGTGTCTTCATCGAACCCACAGTGCAGGGCGCCGGCGGGATGCGTTTCCATGACCCCGACGTGCTGACGTTTCTGCGCTCGCAGTGCGACCAGCACGGCGTGTTGATGATTGCCGACGAATTGGCGACCGGGTTCGGGCGCACCGGCGTCATGTTTGGCGTCGATTCGGCCGATGTGACTCCCGACATTATCTGTTTGGGCAAATCGTTGACCGGTGGCGCGATCGGACTTGCCGCCACGGTCGCCACCGATCGTGTTTTCGGTGCTTTCTGGTCCGATGATTCGCAGAACGCTTTCATGCACGGCCCAACCTTCATGGGCAATCCGCTGGCCTGTGCCGCCGCCTGTGCATCGTTGGAACTGTTTGAACGCGAACCGCGATTGCAACAAGCCAAAGCGATCGAGGACCAGCTTTCCACATGGCTGAAACCCGCCGAATCGATCCCACGTGTGGTCGACGTTCGCTGTAAAGGCGGGATCGGCGTGATCCAGGTCGATCGTTTGGACCACTTGGACCGACTGCGCAGCCGATTCGTCGAAGAAGGCATCTGGATTCGACCGTTCGGCGATGTGATTTACACAACGCCCGCACTCAACATTGCATCGCAGGATCTGAAGACGATCGCTGATGCGATGGTCCGTGTGACCGAACAGTGGTCCACCTGGTGA
- a CDS encoding sugar phosphate isomerase/epimerase family protein — MIRPLGFVTAIVPDMNLESVMQLASRIGYQCLEVCCWPPGKASRRYAGITHINVLDYDAGQIKDVCARHEISISSLGYYPNALSPDAEESSTAVEHIRTVVAASAELGIGKMTTFIGRDWTKNVDENWPRFLETWRPIIQEAEDLGVQIGIENCPMLFTADEWPGGKNLAHSPAIWRRMFEDIPNPNFGLNYDPSHMVFQQMDYLAPLREFADRIFHVHAKDVRVDTEKLNDVGTLAFPNLYHTPKLPGMGDVDWGKFFSTLTCTGYTGPVCVEVEDRAYEGSDETIELSLRQSHTFLRNYLPKNA, encoded by the coding sequence ATGATTCGTCCTCTTGGTTTCGTCACCGCCATCGTTCCCGACATGAATCTGGAAAGCGTGATGCAGTTGGCTTCGCGCATCGGTTACCAATGTTTGGAAGTTTGCTGTTGGCCGCCCGGCAAAGCCAGTCGTCGATACGCCGGCATCACTCACATCAATGTGCTGGACTACGACGCCGGCCAGATCAAAGACGTTTGCGCACGACATGAAATCAGCATCAGTTCGCTGGGCTATTACCCCAATGCGTTGTCACCCGACGCTGAGGAATCGTCGACCGCGGTCGAACACATCCGTACGGTTGTCGCGGCGTCGGCGGAACTGGGCATCGGCAAAATGACGACGTTCATTGGCCGCGACTGGACCAAGAATGTTGACGAAAACTGGCCACGCTTCTTGGAAACATGGCGACCGATCATTCAAGAAGCCGAAGACTTGGGCGTCCAAATCGGCATCGAAAACTGCCCCATGCTGTTCACCGCCGATGAATGGCCGGGTGGCAAAAACCTGGCACACAGTCCGGCGATCTGGCGTCGCATGTTCGAAGACATTCCGAATCCCAATTTCGGATTGAACTATGACCCGTCGCACATGGTGTTTCAACAAATGGATTATCTGGCACCGCTGCGTGAATTCGCCGACCGCATCTTCCATGTCCATGCCAAGGATGTTCGCGTGGACACCGAAAAGCTGAACGATGTCGGCACGCTGGCGTTTCCCAATCTCTATCACACGCCCAAACTGCCCGGCATGGGGGATGTCGATTGGGGCAAGTTCTTTTCCACGTTGACTTGCACCGGCTACACCGGACCGGTTTGTGTGGAAGTCGAAGATCGGGCGTATGAAGGTTCCGACGAAACGATCGAATTGTCGCTGCGGCAAAGCCATACGTTTCTGCGAAACTACTTGCCCAAAAACGCCTGA
- a CDS encoding sugar ABC transporter ATP-binding protein: MPDQPTSNELLRIEGISKTFPGVRALDEVDLSIRPGEIHALMGENGAGKSTLIKVLTGVHSRDSGQIWFDGQTIAPHSPSDAERLGISTVYQEVNLIPHLSVAENIMLGRQPTRFGLLSWKQIRRRAANAVRRIGLDVKVQRELADCSIAVQQLVALARAVDVQAKLLILDEPTSSLDEREVDELFVVLQRLKDEGIAIIFVTHFLDQVYRLADRITVLRNGRHVGTYPTGELPRLQLVAKMLGRDPDEIVDTQMPRARPDDAKADTSAGADTPLLSAMGLAGQNTVQPFDLELHPGRVTGLAGLLGSGRTEVIRLLFGLDRPGEGTLSIDGETVDHPSPRKMIRRGLAFCPEDRKRDGVFLDLSVRQNIVVALQARAGAWRTLSLAKQNALAEHYIERLGIKTPSPETPVGNLSGGNQQKVLLARWLAMQPKLILLDEPTRGIDVGAKAEIESLVESLRRDGMSVVFVSSELDEVVRTCQEVAVMRDRRLIDMLDGDDLNESNIMQRIAHHDDA, translated from the coding sequence ATGCCTGATCAGCCGACATCAAACGAGCTTTTGCGAATCGAAGGGATCAGTAAAACGTTCCCCGGTGTTCGCGCGCTTGATGAAGTCGATCTATCCATTCGCCCAGGCGAAATCCATGCCTTGATGGGCGAAAACGGTGCCGGCAAGTCGACACTGATCAAAGTCTTGACCGGTGTTCACAGCCGAGATTCTGGACAGATCTGGTTCGACGGGCAAACCATTGCTCCGCACAGCCCATCGGACGCCGAACGGTTGGGGATCAGCACGGTTTACCAAGAAGTGAACCTGATCCCGCACCTCAGCGTCGCCGAAAACATCATGCTCGGTCGCCAACCGACGCGATTCGGATTGCTGTCGTGGAAACAGATTCGCCGCCGCGCCGCCAACGCCGTTCGCCGCATCGGACTGGACGTCAAAGTGCAACGGGAATTGGCGGACTGTTCCATTGCCGTCCAACAATTGGTCGCCCTGGCCCGCGCGGTCGATGTTCAGGCAAAGTTGTTGATCCTGGACGAACCGACATCCAGCTTGGACGAACGCGAGGTCGACGAGTTGTTCGTTGTGTTGCAACGTCTGAAGGACGAAGGCATCGCGATCATCTTCGTCACTCATTTTTTGGATCAAGTCTATCGACTGGCCGACCGCATCACCGTGCTGCGAAACGGTCGACACGTCGGCACGTACCCGACCGGCGAATTGCCGCGTCTGCAGTTGGTCGCCAAGATGCTGGGCCGTGACCCCGATGAGATTGTTGATACGCAAATGCCAAGGGCACGACCGGACGATGCCAAGGCGGATACTTCCGCGGGTGCCGACACGCCATTGCTATCGGCCATGGGCCTAGCGGGACAGAACACGGTCCAGCCCTTTGATCTGGAACTGCATCCCGGCCGCGTGACCGGTCTGGCGGGGTTGTTGGGATCCGGGCGAACGGAAGTGATCCGATTGCTGTTCGGACTGGATCGTCCCGGCGAAGGCACGTTGTCGATCGATGGCGAAACGGTGGATCACCCGTCGCCACGAAAAATGATTCGTCGCGGCTTGGCGTTTTGCCCAGAAGACCGAAAGCGTGACGGCGTGTTCTTGGACTTGTCCGTTCGACAAAACATCGTTGTCGCCTTGCAGGCCCGCGCCGGTGCGTGGCGGACGCTTTCGTTGGCTAAGCAGAACGCGTTGGCCGAACACTACATCGAACGTCTGGGCATCAAAACACCTTCCCCCGAAACGCCCGTGGGGAACCTTTCCGGTGGCAACCAACAAAAGGTGCTGCTGGCACGGTGGCTGGCGATGCAGCCCAAGTTGATCCTGCTGGACGAACCCACACGGGGCATCGATGTCGGTGCCAAGGCGGAAATCGAATCGTTGGTCGAATCGTTGCGTCGTGATGGGATGTCCGTCGTCTTTGTTTCATCCGAATTGGATGAAGTCGTGCGGACGTGCCAGGAGGTGGCCGTGATGCGTGACCGCCGGTTGATCGACATGCTGGACGGCGATGATTTGAACGAATCCAACATCATGCAACGGATCGCACATCATGACGACGCATGA